A single genomic interval of Terriglobus albidus harbors:
- a CDS encoding YtcA family lipoprotein, giving the protein MLLTLVLTAGCARNPNVEIVGSYFPGWMISLALGVALTALAHLLLRRQGLLHSVGHPAIIHPALVVLLTCLLWLCFFA; this is encoded by the coding sequence ATGCTCCTGACTCTCGTGCTGACAGCCGGCTGCGCACGTAATCCCAACGTTGAGATTGTCGGGTCGTACTTTCCCGGCTGGATGATCTCGCTCGCGCTCGGTGTTGCGCTTACGGCGCTGGCGCATCTGCTGTTGCGGCGTCAGGGTCTTCTGCACTCGGTCGGACACCCAGCCATCATTCATCCCGCATTGGTGGTGTTGCTTACCTGCCTGCTGTGGCTTTGCTTCTTTGCCTAA
- a CDS encoding TolC family protein, whose protein sequence is MAAAALFLSGPQLLPAQQAATSGCEQVITARQAGHCIGVASSFHSIPKLDDSHSYGLAELIDIAESASPESRIAWAQAKRAMEAAGVQRAEYLPLLTFVAQGSDLRAINPFPKPLAPRGYVTVEVPTAVAQMELQYQLLDFARGPRLEGSKAFEVASALRFGRAQQTVAYRTATQFYRVQQAAGQLVAARQILQTAQTLLANAQSQFDNGRATLPDVQNAQAGAAGAQYDLATAEGEVQKAKLALTEAIGVEPTATIGIVAVGSASPEAFDTPVEELIDKAWKNRPDLLARMQDLKRSNDAVKSARAKYLPGVGLVATGGQTNMWPTADYGQLGPASVSTWSAAVQLRWEVFNGARRHEVTAALAEQKAAAEEQRATQDAVTRQVWESYVDYRTAIEQERSSQSFLTSSTVSYESSLDAFRYGVRSLVDVVQAERQLAQARLEDVRARARVQQSAAALSYAIGNLPSGNASTTGWKP, encoded by the coding sequence ATGGCCGCGGCCGCACTTTTCTTAAGCGGCCCGCAGCTTCTTCCCGCGCAGCAGGCAGCAACATCAGGTTGCGAACAGGTCATTACCGCCCGGCAGGCCGGGCACTGTATCGGTGTGGCCTCGAGCTTTCATTCGATTCCAAAGCTCGATGACTCCCACAGCTACGGCCTCGCGGAGCTGATTGATATTGCTGAGAGTGCCAGTCCTGAATCACGAATCGCATGGGCGCAGGCAAAGCGAGCCATGGAAGCGGCAGGAGTGCAGCGCGCAGAGTATCTGCCGCTGCTGACCTTTGTCGCACAGGGAAGCGATCTACGTGCGATCAATCCTTTTCCTAAACCGCTGGCGCCGCGCGGATATGTAACTGTCGAGGTGCCTACCGCCGTCGCGCAAATGGAGCTGCAGTACCAGCTTCTGGATTTTGCGCGCGGACCGCGCCTGGAAGGGAGCAAGGCGTTTGAAGTTGCTTCAGCCCTCCGCTTCGGCCGCGCTCAGCAGACTGTCGCGTATCGTACTGCGACGCAGTTCTATCGTGTGCAGCAGGCAGCGGGCCAGCTTGTCGCGGCCAGGCAGATTCTGCAGACAGCGCAGACATTGCTTGCGAATGCACAGTCGCAGTTCGACAACGGGCGTGCAACACTGCCGGATGTACAGAACGCCCAGGCTGGAGCTGCCGGTGCACAGTATGATCTCGCCACCGCCGAAGGTGAAGTGCAGAAGGCAAAGCTGGCGTTGACCGAAGCCATTGGTGTTGAGCCGACCGCCACGATCGGGATCGTGGCGGTCGGCTCCGCATCTCCGGAGGCCTTCGATACGCCCGTGGAAGAGTTGATCGATAAGGCCTGGAAGAATCGGCCCGACCTGCTGGCGCGTATGCAGGATCTCAAGCGGTCCAACGATGCCGTCAAATCGGCTCGCGCGAAATATCTGCCGGGGGTAGGCCTGGTTGCAACCGGCGGACAGACCAACATGTGGCCGACAGCGGACTACGGACAGCTTGGTCCAGCGAGTGTATCCACCTGGTCGGCTGCGGTCCAGCTTCGCTGGGAGGTCTTCAACGGGGCGCGTCGACATGAGGTAACCGCTGCACTGGCTGAACAGAAGGCCGCTGCCGAAGAACAACGTGCAACCCAGGACGCGGTCACTCGCCAGGTATGGGAGTCGTATGTGGACTACAGGACCGCTATCGAGCAGGAGCGCTCGTCACAGAGCTTTCTTACGTCTTCTACGGTCTCCTACGAGTCATCGCTTGATGCCTTCCGATATGGCGTGCGGTCGCTCGTCGATGTCGTGCAGGCAGAGCGGCAACTGGCTCAGGCGCGGCTTGAGGATGTGCGCGCCCGCGCCCGCGTGCAGCAAAGCGCTGCGGCGCTTAGCTATGCAATCGGCAATCTGCCTTCGGGTAATGCTTCTACAACAGGATGGAAACCGTGA
- a CDS encoding TetR/AcrR family transcriptional regulator produces the protein MSPRKPTENESPGLRQRIIDAASQIFVEEGYEHLSMRRVAQIVGCSQMAAYRHFANKEALTQHLCAQLYTDFSSRMFRQMEAADEPWEQIRIFISALVNFAVSYPDHYSLVFLVRHADESVIAERERLGEEFLQTIHELIRRVLPQDTPVATSNMRLRQVLTCLHGTAALLIAHPRAYGLTKVKAIKDAEDTIMRLLRD, from the coding sequence ATGTCACCCCGGAAACCGACAGAAAACGAGTCGCCCGGCCTTCGCCAGCGCATCATCGATGCCGCCAGCCAGATCTTTGTCGAGGAGGGGTACGAGCACCTTTCGATGCGGCGGGTCGCCCAGATCGTTGGGTGTTCGCAGATGGCTGCTTATCGACACTTCGCGAATAAAGAAGCGCTGACCCAGCATTTGTGCGCCCAACTCTATACCGACTTCAGCAGCCGGATGTTCCGTCAGATGGAAGCCGCGGATGAGCCCTGGGAGCAGATTCGCATCTTCATTTCCGCGCTAGTAAACTTTGCCGTCTCGTATCCGGATCACTATTCTTTGGTCTTCCTGGTCCGGCATGCGGATGAGAGTGTGATCGCGGAACGCGAACGTCTGGGCGAAGAGTTCCTGCAGACGATTCACGAGCTCATCCGCAGAGTGCTTCCGCAGGATACGCCGGTCGCTACCTCGAACATGCGTCTGCGGCAGGTGCTCACCTGCCTGCATGGCACGGCGGCGCTGCTGATCGCGCATCCTCGCGCTTATGGGCTTACGAAGGTGAAGGCCATTAAAGACGCTGAGGATACGATCATGCGGTTGTTGCGGGATTGA
- a CDS encoding DUF779 domain-containing protein: protein MSDLPQQVTATPAALSLIDELKAAHGPLMFYQSGGCCEGSAPMCFPEGEFRIGSRDVKVGEIGGFPFYISPQQFEYWKHTQIIIDVVPGFGAAFSLEGPGGLQFLTRSRVFTDDEIGALRNAGRI from the coding sequence ATGTCTGATCTGCCACAACAGGTAACGGCTACCCCGGCGGCCTTGAGCTTGATCGATGAGCTCAAGGCCGCGCACGGGCCGTTGATGTTCTATCAGTCGGGCGGCTGCTGTGAGGGCAGCGCGCCGATGTGTTTCCCTGAGGGAGAGTTCCGCATCGGCAGCCGCGACGTAAAGGTAGGAGAGATCGGTGGGTTTCCGTTCTACATCTCACCTCAGCAGTTTGAGTACTGGAAGCACACGCAGATCATCATTGATGTGGTTCCAGGCTTCGGCGCAGCCTTCTCCCTGGAAGGCCCCGGAGGCTTGCAGTTCCTCACCCGGTCGCGTGTCTTTACCGACGACGAGATCGGCGCTCTCCGCAATGCTGGGCGCATCTAA
- the exaC gene encoding acetaldehyde dehydrogenase ExaC, which translates to MATSPAVQLDPMHYGHPVPFRKRYGNYIGGEWVEPVSGQYFENITPVTGKVLCEVPRSGAADVEKALDAAHKAKKAWGRTSTTERSNILIRIAQRVEENVDLLAAAETWDNGKPIRETTAADVPLSADHFRYFAGAIRAQQGGISEIDHDTIAYHYHEPLGVVGQIIPWNFPLLMAAWKIAPALAAGNCIVLKPAEQTPVSILMLLELVGDLLPAGVLNVVNGFGREVGKELASNPRINKVAFTGSTVTGRMIMQYASENIIPLTLELGGKSPNIFFSDVMSEDDDFVDKALEGLALFAFNQGEVCTCPSRALIHESIYDRFMERALARVKAIKQANPLDADTMLGAQASKQQFEKIMSYLDLGKKEGAEILIGGDAAKLDGELAGGFYIQPTIFKGNNKMRIFQEEIFGPVLSVTTFKNDDEALEIANDTLYGLGAGVWTRDLNRAYRFGREIEAGRVWTNCYHLYPAHAAFGGYKQSGIGRENHLMMLEHYQQTKNQLVSYSTKKLGLF; encoded by the coding sequence GTGGCTACTTCACCAGCCGTTCAGCTCGATCCAATGCACTACGGACACCCCGTTCCGTTTCGCAAACGCTATGGCAACTATATCGGCGGGGAATGGGTAGAACCCGTCTCCGGACAATACTTTGAAAACATCACCCCGGTAACCGGCAAGGTGTTGTGCGAGGTTCCGCGGTCTGGCGCTGCCGATGTGGAAAAAGCATTGGACGCCGCCCACAAGGCAAAGAAGGCGTGGGGCCGCACCTCCACCACCGAACGCTCCAACATCCTTATTAGGATCGCTCAGCGGGTTGAAGAGAATGTCGATCTGCTGGCCGCCGCCGAGACCTGGGACAACGGCAAACCCATTCGCGAGACTACGGCTGCCGATGTTCCGCTCAGCGCCGACCACTTCCGCTATTTCGCCGGCGCCATTCGCGCGCAGCAGGGCGGCATCTCCGAGATCGATCACGACACGATCGCGTACCACTACCACGAGCCTCTCGGCGTCGTCGGTCAGATCATTCCCTGGAACTTCCCGCTGCTGATGGCTGCATGGAAGATTGCGCCGGCGCTCGCTGCCGGTAACTGCATTGTCCTGAAACCTGCTGAGCAAACCCCGGTATCGATCCTGATGTTGTTGGAACTGGTTGGCGATCTTCTGCCTGCCGGTGTGCTGAATGTCGTCAATGGCTTCGGCCGCGAGGTCGGCAAAGAACTCGCCTCTAATCCCCGCATCAATAAGGTGGCCTTTACCGGTTCCACCGTGACCGGACGCATGATCATGCAATATGCGTCAGAGAACATCATTCCCCTGACCCTGGAACTTGGCGGCAAATCCCCGAACATCTTCTTCAGCGATGTCATGAGCGAAGACGATGACTTTGTCGACAAGGCGCTCGAAGGTCTTGCGCTCTTCGCCTTCAATCAGGGAGAGGTCTGCACCTGCCCATCGCGCGCTCTGATTCATGAGTCCATCTACGACCGCTTTATGGAGCGTGCTTTGGCGCGCGTGAAAGCCATCAAGCAGGCGAATCCGCTGGATGCCGACACGATGCTCGGCGCGCAGGCGTCAAAACAACAGTTCGAGAAGATCATGTCCTATCTCGATCTCGGCAAGAAGGAAGGCGCGGAGATCCTGATCGGCGGCGATGCCGCAAAGCTTGATGGCGAACTCGCCGGCGGTTTCTATATCCAACCAACCATCTTCAAGGGCAACAATAAGATGCGCATCTTCCAGGAGGAGATCTTCGGTCCGGTGCTCTCGGTGACCACCTTCAAGAACGATGATGAAGCCCTGGAGATCGCCAACGACACGCTCTACGGTCTGGGCGCAGGCGTGTGGACGCGTGATCTGAATCGCGCCTATCGCTTCGGCCGTGAGATTGAAGCAGGACGCGTGTGGACCAACTGCTACCACCTCTATCCGGCGCACGCTGCCTTCGGCGGATACAAACAGAGCGGTATCGGGCGCGAAAATCACCTTATGATGCTGGAGCACTACCAGCAGACAAAGAACCAGCTCGTGAGTTACAGCACGAAGAAACTCGGGTTGTTCTAA